Part of the SAR324 cluster bacterium genome is shown below.
AGCAGCGGCAGATGAGGCTCCGGATCCATTGACAATCAATCGCAGACTGGATTGGGAAGGGTTGACGATCCGCTACCTTGACAGCGAGGAAGGCGAGCGGCCGTTGATCTGTCTGCATGGCTTTGGGGGAGACAAGAACAACTGGCAGTTCAACCTGGCGGCCTTGGCTCCCAACAGACGGGTGTTGGCTCCGGACTTTCCAAGCCATGGAGACTCGACGGTCAGTGCCGAGCACTCTTCACCGCTAGCCTATGCCAAGATGGTCTCCGCGATGATCGATCAGTTGGAGTTGGGGCAAGTGGATCTGGTGGGTCATTCGATGGGGGGTCTGGTGGCCTTACTGGTGGCCCGGGAGAGTCCGGCAAAGATAGGAGCGTTGACTTTGTTGGCGCCAGCAGGGATTGGGACCGAAATCAATGCCGGTTATGTCGATGGCTTTGCCACGGCCAATAGCCGTAATGGATTGAAAAGTCTTGCACCGCAGTTATTTGCTGACAAAGAGATGGTCAGCCGGCAGATGGTAGCTGACCTGCTGAAGTACAAGCGCCTGGATGGAGTGGAAGAAGCGTTAGTCCAGTTGGCAAAAAAGCTCCACAGTGGTGGAAAGCAAATTGAAGACTTGAGCAGCGTAGCCCAGAGTATTCCAACCAAGATTTTCTGGGGCAAGGCCGATGAGATCCTGCCTGTGAGCAATTGTGCTCAGTTGAGTGGAGTGGACGTTGAGCAGTTGGAGTGTGGGCACATGGCCCATATGGAAGCCGCTGATCTCGTTAATAAGCATCTAGGTAGCTAATTCTTAAAAACCTTTTCAATTGCAGATTTCTATCAAAACAAAGTTCGAAATTTGGTAGAGAACTACATCCGTTGGGAGTTCTATACCCAATGGCTAAAATGGCTGGGTTGATTGAAGTTATTTGAATTCGATGAGCCCTTCTTAACCGTGATTTGCTCTTCTTGTTGAGGAACAAATCACAAAAAACAACCATCCTTAGGGAGGTCTAATGTTTTACATACCAAAGGACGCGATCTATAAAAAGGTCAGTCGACGCGATTTTTTGAAAATGGGCGGTGGTGCTGCGACAGCCTTGGGAGCAGGGTCAATTGCACTTGGCCTGAGTTCCGTAATCAATCGAAGACCTGTATATGCACAATCTTCCGATGCAGCAAAATGGAAGCAATATGAGGGTTCAAAACTCGTATTTATGAGTGAGAATACCCCTCCTTCCTTTGCTATCCGTGATAACTTGAAGACATTTTATGACCTGACAGGAATCGAAGTTGAAATCCTCACAGACGACCTACCAGTTGTTCAACAGAAAGTAGGAATTGACCTCAGAGGCGGAAATTCCGACTTCCACCTGAACTACATTCAGGACAAGCCAATTGGTTCTCCGTTCGCGGACTACTATGAAGATTTGAACAAATACACCGGTGACAACACTTTGCCCCAAGATCCTGAAGGGTACGGTGAAGATGTCTGGTTCGAAAACTTCCAAAAAGCATGTGGTGTCTTCTATGAAGCAGGTCGAATTGTCGCTTTCCCTTATGACTGCGCTGTTGCATGCTCTTTCTACCGTCAGGATCTCTTCGAAAAACTCAGTAAGGATTTCGAAAGTGAGCATGGTTACCGAATGGAGTTTACAGCCGATACTACGTGGAAGCATGTTTATGAGTATGCAGCTTTCTTCAAGAAAGTTCGTGAAGGTGGCAACTCTGATATTCCTTACGGGTATGCTCAGCACCAGGGATCTTTTGCTTGGACAACCCAGTTAGACATTCAGCGAATGCTCTTCTCACATGGTCGTTGGACAGAGTTCGATGTCGATGACACCCTGGGTTCAAAAGATCCAGGCAAGACTAAGTGGGGAGATGCTCAGTCTGTAGCAGTGATGACAAAATTCAAGGAACAAGCTGACGTAAGCCATCCAGACAACTTGGCAAACGGTACTTTGGAATTGAATACAGTTTATCAAGCAGGCCAGATTGCGATGCAGGTTCAGTATCATGAATTTGCTGCTTCTTGTGAAGATGAAAAGACCTCAAGAGCAGCTGGTGGCAAGACTGGTTACGCTCCATGTCCTAAAGGTGAATCTAGTTGGATCGTAGGTGGTGGTCAGGCTGTCAATGGAACTAACTGTGGTATTGGTGGAATAGGAATCAATGGCAATGCTACAGAAGATCAAAAGCGAGCTGCTTACATCTTTGCAATCTGGGCAACTTCCAAGAACATTCAATATGACGTACTCCGTGGCTTGGGTGGAACCCCAACTAGAAAGTCAGTGCTTGAAATCCCAGAAGTGAAAACTGCACGCAACCGCCCAACGAATATGCCTAATGCATTGACCTTCGATGCTGTTTATGATCACGGGATACGGGACCCACACTTTGTGCTTGGCCCAAAGATTCCGGAGGTAAACGAGTATCATAAAATCCTAGCTACAGAAGTTCAGCGCTGTGTGGCTGGAGAACTGTCTCCTGAAGAAGCTTGTGAGGCAATTCGTGAGCAGACTGACGAAGCTAACGGATATTTCTAACCTTGACCACCTCCCGGTTGGTTGTTGACCAACCGGGAACCTTGTAGACATTGAAATCAATGCAAACAACACTTACGAATGGCATTGCAGAAGGACAGCTTACGAATGCTGCAAAACTCGCCAATGTTTCTAAAGATCAATTTCGGATGTCAAATGGTATCCGAGTAATTGATTACCAGCCCACCAGTCGCCACGCAGCTCCATCAAACAGATACTACCTGTGGTTAATTCTACCAGCAGTGATCGTTCTTGCTTGCATCACACTCTATCCATTTTTCTGGTTAATTTGGATGAGCTTTCACAAAGTAGACATGATGCGAGGTGATATTTGGAACAATTTTGCGAATTGGCGAAGGTTACTCGGTGATCGGAGCTTTGGAAATGGTTGGTATCTCCTACTGAAATACAGCGCAATGTGCATGATCATGGAAGTGGGATTGGGCGTGCTGCTCGCAGTGATTTTAAATCGTTCTAAATACGAGAAAGCTTTAGTGACATTATTCCTGATGCCAATGATGATGGCACCTGTCGTAGCAGGGCTTGTTTGGTATTACCTCTATAACTCCACCTTTGGTTGGTACCATTGGTTAATGCAAAGCGCTGGAATATTAGGTGAGAAATCGATTTTGGGGGATACAGGTACAGCAATGTGGGGAATCGTCATAGTGGATGTATGGCAATGGACACCTCTTATCATTCTAATCACCTTGGCTGGTATGAAGCGCGTTCCAAGAGACCAACTGGAAGCAAGTATGGTGGACGGGGCTGGAGATTGGCGCAATTTTTTTCAGATTACTCTTCCGAATCTATATCCGTTTTTGCTGATCGCAATTTTGCTGCGCTTTATGGACAACTTCCGGTTTATCGATGCCCTTTTGGTATTGACGGGTGGTGGTCCTGCAAATTCTACAAAAATTCTTCCAACCTATCTATTTGATGTGTCCTTTCAATTCTTCAAGTTAGGCCGTGGGGCTGCAATCGCCCTTACGCTACTCTTGGTCACAATTATTCTAGGGATGATTCTCGTCAAGGTTTTTGAGAGTCCAGCTGGCAAAGTCAATCAGGAAGGAAACTGAGATGGCGTCATCAGATATTGTTCAATACCAGACTCCTTTAAGGAAAATCGGCAACATACTTATTGGTGTGTTTCTGGCGATTTACCTAGTCTGGACCTTACTCACGTTTTTGATGATGTTTGTGTCTTCTTTGAAGGATTTGCTCGAGGCCTTTAAGCTTCCAGCGGTTGGAGATTGGGCAGGTGTCACGATGTTCTTCGATTTCACACCCACCTTGCGACACTATGAAAATCTGTTCTTGGACAAGAACTTTGGCACTTACATGATGAACAGCATCATCTCCGCGGGTGGTTCTGCAATCATCTCAGTGGTTCTGGGCTCAATGTGCGCTTATGCACTCTCAAGGACTGAATTTCGGGGCAAGAAGGATCTGCTGTTTTGGATTATTTCCACCAGAATGGCACCAGTTGTAGCGGTAATGGTTCCACTCTATGCGATCTTCAGAAACTTTGAATTGGTTGGAACTTTGCCAGGGCTGATTCTGGCTTATACGACCTTCAACCTCCCGTTTGCTATCTGGATCTTAAAAGGCTTCTTTGACAACGTGCCCTACTCTATTGAGGAGGCACAGATGTGTGATGGTGCGAATCGATTTGAAGCATTTGTCTCAATTCTACCCTTGGTTGCTCCGGGAATCGGAGCCTTCCTGATCTTGTGCGTTCTCTTCGGATGGAACGATTTCTTATTTGCCTCCATTATCGGATCAGGCGGTGCGAAAACACTTCCAGTCGCAACCAAAGAACTGGTGCAGCCACAGAATATTCAGTGGGGTAGCATCATGGCAGCTGGTGTTGTAACAACCATGCCAATGATGTTCCTTGGACTGCTGGTTCGTCGTTATCTTGTCACTGGCCTGACCATGGGCGCTGTTCGCGAATAATCTTCAACTAATCTGAAAACATGGCATCTGTTTCAATCAAAAATGTCTGGAAATACTACGGGGAAACTGCCGCTGTCAAAGACCTCAATCTTGAAGTCCAAAATGGGGAATTCCTTTGCGTATTGGGTCCATCAGGATGTGGTAAATCTTCTAGTTTGAGAATGTTGGCTGGGTTAGAACATATTTCTGCAGGTGATATTCATTTCGGGGATCGGCGAGTGAATGACTTACCACCCAAGGATCGTGATATCG
Proteins encoded:
- a CDS encoding alpha/beta fold hydrolase, with translation AAADEAPDPLTINRRLDWEGLTIRYLDSEEGERPLICLHGFGGDKNNWQFNLAALAPNRRVLAPDFPSHGDSTVSAEHSSPLAYAKMVSAMIDQLELGQVDLVGHSMGGLVALLVARESPAKIGALTLLAPAGIGTEINAGYVDGFATANSRNGLKSLAPQLFADKEMVSRQMVADLLKYKRLDGVEEALVQLAKKLHSGGKQIEDLSSVAQSIPTKIFWGKADEILPVSNCAQLSGVDVEQLECGHMAHMEAADLVNKHLGS
- a CDS encoding extracellular solute-binding protein, whose translation is MFYIPKDAIYKKVSRRDFLKMGGGAATALGAGSIALGLSSVINRRPVYAQSSDAAKWKQYEGSKLVFMSENTPPSFAIRDNLKTFYDLTGIEVEILTDDLPVVQQKVGIDLRGGNSDFHLNYIQDKPIGSPFADYYEDLNKYTGDNTLPQDPEGYGEDVWFENFQKACGVFYEAGRIVAFPYDCAVACSFYRQDLFEKLSKDFESEHGYRMEFTADTTWKHVYEYAAFFKKVREGGNSDIPYGYAQHQGSFAWTTQLDIQRMLFSHGRWTEFDVDDTLGSKDPGKTKWGDAQSVAVMTKFKEQADVSHPDNLANGTLELNTVYQAGQIAMQVQYHEFAASCEDEKTSRAAGGKTGYAPCPKGESSWIVGGGQAVNGTNCGIGGIGINGNATEDQKRAAYIFAIWATSKNIQYDVLRGLGGTPTRKSVLEIPEVKTARNRPTNMPNALTFDAVYDHGIRDPHFVLGPKIPEVNEYHKILATEVQRCVAGELSPEEACEAIREQTDEANGYF
- a CDS encoding sugar ABC transporter permease: MQTTLTNGIAEGQLTNAAKLANVSKDQFRMSNGIRVIDYQPTSRHAAPSNRYYLWLILPAVIVLACITLYPFFWLIWMSFHKVDMMRGDIWNNFANWRRLLGDRSFGNGWYLLLKYSAMCMIMEVGLGVLLAVILNRSKYEKALVTLFLMPMMMAPVVAGLVWYYLYNSTFGWYHWLMQSAGILGEKSILGDTGTAMWGIVIVDVWQWTPLIILITLAGMKRVPRDQLEASMVDGAGDWRNFFQITLPNLYPFLLIAILLRFMDNFRFIDALLVLTGGGPANSTKILPTYLFDVSFQFFKLGRGAAIALTLLLVTIILGMILVKVFESPAGKVNQEGN
- a CDS encoding carbohydrate ABC transporter permease, which encodes MASSDIVQYQTPLRKIGNILIGVFLAIYLVWTLLTFLMMFVSSLKDLLEAFKLPAVGDWAGVTMFFDFTPTLRHYENLFLDKNFGTYMMNSIISAGGSAIISVVLGSMCAYALSRTEFRGKKDLLFWIISTRMAPVVAVMVPLYAIFRNFELVGTLPGLILAYTTFNLPFAIWILKGFFDNVPYSIEEAQMCDGANRFEAFVSILPLVAPGIGAFLILCVLFGWNDFLFASIIGSGGAKTLPVATKELVQPQNIQWGSIMAAGVVTTMPMMFLGLLVRRYLVTGLTMGAVRE